CTCCTCCAGTCTTGACTTCGTTAGACTTATAACCACAGTTATCACAAGCGGTAGACATGATGATGACGTCTTTAAAATGAGGAATATTGACAGTCTTCATATGGGTTTCACAAGATTTAAGACATGAAGAGCAAGTGGCATGGAATGTCTGCACCTCATTATccatattttcaatttcactGGTATCAGAAATAAAGCCAGACGCCTTAGGATTAGAGGCCAAAGATGACGAAACGTTGCTGGCAGTTGCAGCCTTTTTGTTTTCCGATTCCACTCTACGGTGCTGAGCTACCTCATCGGCCGAAACTAAACCTAAAAAGACATTTTGCTCAGCAGTTCTGTTGTATTCATACATCGACCACTTGTGAGATGGCTCATCCGGAAGATATTCGATCCACGAGTTACCGGCTGGATCGTCGACAGAAACAGTCAATGGCAAAGTATTTGGTTCTGCATTGACGAAggatttaattttagaaataacttcattgattttctCGTAAACTTCCGGTTGAAGCTCTTTTCTGGCTTCCTGGTCCGATTCTAAATCGTCCACCATCTCGTTTAATAACCCTTCAACATTGGATAATTGGCCTCTCTTAGGTGGAATTTCGATATCCAACTCATTGAATTTGCAGGTAGCTGTTTCCGACTTGACAACCTGTCTGTTAAAATCCTTCTTATTTTCTAACTTCAACACATAACGAGATCCCTTTTCAGAAATCTGGGCTGCCGGCTGGATTtctgaattcttcaacCCACAGTGTGGACACTCAAACGacataataatgatttctctgaaaaatggaattcTGGTCAACAACAAACGAGTAGTCCCGTTCTTGTGACAATTCATACACAATGATTCAATTTCCTGAACTGGGTGTCCTTCGGCATCAGCTGCTCCTGTTTGTCTAACACCGTCTTGCGATGGCTGTTCAACAGTTTCAACTTGTTCTCCCACATTGGTGAAAagttctttattttcttctgaCATACTCAAACGCTgttttttctcttcttgatTCGAACCTTGTTCTTCTGCTCTTTTCATTCTCTTTATACCTTAAGTATATACTCTTCTAGAATGATCCAAGCTCATCTTcgtgaagaagaaaaaaaattttagtAAGCAAGTCACGTGAAAATCGCCAAAATACCCGACCCAGGATTCTTCTACACCCTGGGCACAAGTAATCAAGTAAACGTAGCCAGGCTCAAGACTGGGGTCCACTATGGTCAGTCCCGGTTTCAATATGCTCCATTATCGCTtatgttgttgttgttggtaATTCACGATTGTGGTGTGTGATAAGAATGCGAACGTCCTTAGCCACATATTTGCATGGGCAGCCTGACCCTGTAGTTCTATAGAAGCGATGCATACATTGCGTCATGTATAGACTCTAAGTCTCCTATTGTAGCAGGATCAGGCAAGTCGTAATTGATGCCATACTCGATCTTACTCTAATTATGCCGTGGTGTGCCACACGGTCGGCGTCAACCATAATTAGATATGGCAAGGCAGTGGAACCAGCACCAAATTGGTAATGGCGGACACGTATTTCCACACTACGGCTGTCTGTCTCTAGAATAGTTTGGTTCGCAGCACGAGGTCATCAGTGGTTGAAC
The nucleotide sequence above comes from Debaryomyces hansenii CBS767 chromosome A complete sequence. Encoded proteins:
- a CDS encoding DEHA2D14608p (similar to uniprot|P53303 Saccharomyces cerevisiae YGR211W ZPR1 Essential protein with two zinc fingers present in the nucleus of growing cells but relocates to the cytoplasm in starved cells via a process mediated by Cpr1p) gives rise to the protein MSEENKELFTNVGEQVETVEQPSQDGVRQTGAADAEGHPVQEIESLCMNCHKNGTTRLLLTRIPFFREIIIMSFECPHCGLKNSEIQPAAQISEKGSRYVLKLENKKDFNRQVVKSETATCKFNELDIEIPPKRGQLSNVEGLLNEMVDDLESDQEARKELQPEVYEKINEVISKIKSFVNAEPNTLPLTVSVDDPAGNSWIEYLPDEPSHKWSMYEYNRTAEQNVFLGLVSADEVAQHRRVESENKKAATASNVSSSLASNPKASGFISDTSEIENMDNEVQTFHATCSSCLKSCETHMKTVNIPHFKDVIIMSTACDNCGYKSNEVKTGGEVPEKGRRVTLKVNDPEDLARDILKGESCGLNIPELNLDLTPGTLGGRFTTIEGLLTQVYEELHSRVFSQTSDSMDNSTKTRWTTFFARLQDAIEGKIGFTVVMEDPMASSYIQNVYAPDNDPNMIIEDFERTHEMNEDLGLNDMKTD
- a CDS encoding DEHA2D14630p (no similarity), which translates into the protein MVDADRVAHHGIIRVRSSMASITTCSISLQ